A region from the uncultured Holophaga sp. genome encodes:
- a CDS encoding 4Fe-4S dicluster domain-containing protein, which produces MAKWYFMIDVAKCWDCNNCLISCKDEHVDNDWPGYSAPQALHGQRWMDVLRTERGQFPMIDVAYRPTPCMQCQEAPCVRASGGAITRREDGIVLIDPVRAKGRQDLVKTCPYGAIQWNGEQDVPQKCTMCAHLLDEGWKQTRCSQACFAGALKVIKLEEAELARMIEEEGLEQLHPEWGTRPNVYYRNLYRFDRVFIGGSAAVERGGVMDCAKGARAVLSKDGRVLAEAMTDAFGDFRFDRLPGDSGSYTVSLEFEGRRSGPFQAELGRSLNLGTLIV; this is translated from the coding sequence ATGGCCAAGTGGTATTTCATGATCGATGTGGCCAAGTGTTGGGATTGCAACAACTGTCTCATTTCCTGCAAGGACGAGCACGTCGACAATGACTGGCCTGGCTACAGTGCTCCCCAGGCCCTGCACGGCCAGCGCTGGATGGATGTGCTGAGGACCGAGCGAGGCCAGTTCCCCATGATCGATGTGGCCTACCGTCCCACGCCCTGTATGCAGTGCCAGGAGGCCCCCTGCGTGAGGGCCTCGGGGGGTGCCATCACCCGCCGGGAGGATGGCATCGTCCTCATCGATCCCGTCAGGGCCAAGGGGCGCCAGGACCTGGTCAAGACCTGTCCCTATGGGGCCATCCAGTGGAACGGGGAGCAGGATGTTCCCCAGAAGTGTACGATGTGCGCCCATCTGCTGGATGAAGGCTGGAAGCAGACCCGCTGCTCCCAGGCCTGCTTCGCCGGTGCCCTCAAGGTCATCAAGCTGGAGGAGGCCGAGCTGGCCCGCATGATCGAGGAGGAGGGGCTGGAGCAGCTCCATCCCGAGTGGGGGACGCGCCCCAATGTCTACTACCGGAACCTCTACCGCTTCGATCGGGTCTTCATCGGCGGTAGTGCCGCTGTGGAAAGGGGGGGCGTCATGGACTGCGCCAAGGGGGCCAGGGCCGTCCTCTCAAAGGACGGCAGGGTCCTCGCTGAGGCGATGACCGATGCCTTCGGCGACTTCCGCTTCGACCGGCTGCCCGGGGACAGCGGGTCCTACACCGTGAGCCTGGAGTTCGAGGGGCGCCGCTCCGGCCCCTTCCAGGCCGAACTCGGACGGAGCCTCAATCTCGGAACCCTCATCGTCTAG
- a CDS encoding T6SS immunity protein Tli4 family protein, translated as MKVPHCVAILLCLGLIGCSRGCAQPPPRTQGPDLQDIRKAAEPGPSLPPGGRQECLGRMVFAVPRGMEWGITYQPWQSFEERHDYIGFPGDIAVNGDCSEVGPITIRVMGPAPKKLLKDQISSHQAGKSLAIKDLLHDSESRKETIKTLKENPNKEDPVGIAKAIKDFEADIKDDEARVKAISESWQPYDLGLPDSAAYIQGSSLFAYLWRDGKLHCFMDSQGEGDPPVEVRKPRFDAFVRNYRTRRLYEIPKERGICLPYGFVPDDGSMPYTIRISFRFEDALGVIYSLGTATVGVLGSEPTWFHATSSAAAGMGGELEGYKVQRIGPRGARIGALTAQQGGCVVQQHPEGQAPFETYILYTGYGGWGHSQVLPTVSLDLRCYVAGEEGSTALTENPPPFSVTYSRYDALLKSLHLRPTTPLMPELEGLSGVSR; from the coding sequence ATGAAGGTCCCACATTGCGTGGCCATTCTCCTCTGCCTGGGGCTCATCGGCTGTTCCAGAGGGTGCGCTCAGCCTCCTCCACGGACCCAGGGACCCGACCTCCAGGACATCCGTAAGGCCGCCGAGCCTGGCCCATCCCTTCCCCCAGGCGGCCGCCAGGAGTGCCTGGGGCGGATGGTCTTCGCAGTACCCCGGGGCATGGAGTGGGGAATCACCTACCAGCCTTGGCAGAGCTTTGAGGAGCGCCATGACTACATCGGCTTCCCGGGGGATATCGCCGTGAATGGGGATTGCTCGGAAGTCGGGCCTATCACCATCCGTGTCATGGGGCCCGCACCCAAAAAGCTCCTGAAGGATCAGATCAGCTCCCATCAGGCCGGGAAATCACTGGCCATCAAAGACCTCCTCCATGATTCCGAGAGCCGGAAAGAAACGATCAAAACCCTGAAGGAGAACCCCAACAAAGAGGACCCCGTTGGCATCGCCAAAGCCATCAAGGACTTCGAGGCTGATATCAAGGATGACGAGGCCCGAGTCAAGGCCATCAGCGAATCCTGGCAGCCCTACGATCTGGGACTGCCCGACAGTGCTGCCTATATCCAGGGAAGCTCCCTTTTCGCCTACCTCTGGCGCGATGGCAAGCTGCACTGCTTCATGGACAGCCAGGGCGAGGGTGATCCACCTGTGGAGGTCCGGAAGCCCCGCTTTGACGCCTTCGTGCGCAACTACCGGACCCGCAGGCTGTACGAGATCCCCAAGGAGCGGGGCATCTGTCTGCCCTACGGCTTCGTACCGGACGATGGCAGCATGCCCTACACGATCCGCATCTCCTTCCGCTTCGAGGATGCCCTCGGTGTGATCTACAGCCTGGGCACCGCCACGGTGGGAGTGCTGGGCTCGGAACCCACTTGGTTCCATGCCACCAGCAGCGCCGCCGCAGGCATGGGAGGGGAGCTGGAGGGCTACAAGGTCCAGCGCATCGGACCGCGGGGTGCCCGCATCGGCGCCCTCACCGCCCAGCAGGGGGGCTGCGTCGTGCAGCAGCACCCCGAGGGACAGGCCCCCTTCGAGACCTACATCCTCTACACCGGCTATGGCGGCTGGGGCCACTCCCAGGTCCTGCCCACGGTCTCCCTGGACCTCCGCTGCTACGTGGCGGGAGAAGAAGGCTCCACAGCCCTGACAGAGAACCCGCCTCCCTTCAGCGTCACGTATTCCCGCTATGATGCCCTGCTCAAGAGCCTGCATCTGCGGCCTACCACACCGCTGATGCCGGAGCTGGAGGGCCTTTCCGGGGTGTCCAGGTGA
- a CDS encoding molybdopterin-dependent oxidoreductase, with the protein MLLANTQFSVVLYGMEKVIRLAAKWYPEFQSRLAERNLVVQFKLRDNSRGRTFFFKEGRVSSAKGIHEGPDVVMSFEDAVTANRLMSPTKDMMDFISAAKAFQMEVQGRDEDVFWVADTLNMMLRLNADCGVDMGKGVKRYTNCTNGGPVFVYVKDGRILRITPIDFDAEDADPWVITAHGKKLSPPKKATLSPYGLAWKSMIYSKDRLLHPMKRVDFDPDGERNPQNRGISGYERISWDEALDLVAKEIKRVKQVHGPGAIMNGSGSHHTWGAIGYWLSARLRFFNTLGFTPVGHNPDSWEGWYWGASHHWGQTAHNGGGETYNTVEDLLQNAEMVVFWSSDPEATSGVYGAGDGTIRRQWLKELGIPVVHIDPYYNHTAALFPGKWLAPRPGTDNAMVLAIAYVWITEDLYDKEYVATRTHGFDKWKAHVLGEDDGTPKTPEWQEVETGVPAKDLRALAREWGSKRTYLAAGGIIAFGGACRQATGTDWARGMVYLMGMQGLGKPGVNMGGLQQGTPVDTRFFWPGYSEGGMSADTQGTGALVNMYQRMPQTPSMNTVQQLVPRLKIPEAIMEGQCEGYPTDPRTIEGQFFKYKYPSPGHSPVRLYYKYGGSHFGTMVDSNRYARMYRSESLECVVNQSIWFEGEAKYADIILPACTNFERWDIGEHANCGGYIQHSFTQSNHRVIVMQHKAIEPLGESKSDYQIFQELAERLGVAAPFSEGTSEFDWCKRYFHATDVPKRMSWKKFLKKGYYVVPPLPEDRRDPVSYRWFYEGRQKDTPELTPLPGDYTDGFRKGIGTQTGRIEFESSTLKRFDPEDPERPPVMKYRRSWEGPGTELEQKYPLQLMSPHPKFSFHTMGDGKDSVINDVKDHRVLVDGWYYWVARLNRQDAAARGIKDNDLIKLYNDRGAVVCAAQVTDRLPPGVVHSYESCAVYAPVGKPGESVDRGGCINGLTPSRMIIKKSHGMCNSTLLEVCRWNGEGL; encoded by the coding sequence ATGCTGCTTGCGAATACCCAGTTCTCCGTTGTGCTCTATGGCATGGAGAAGGTCATCCGTCTGGCGGCCAAGTGGTACCCCGAGTTCCAGAGCCGCCTGGCGGAGCGGAACCTGGTGGTCCAGTTCAAGCTGCGGGACAACTCCCGGGGGCGGACCTTCTTCTTCAAGGAGGGCAGGGTCAGCTCTGCCAAGGGTATCCACGAGGGGCCCGATGTGGTGATGTCCTTCGAGGATGCGGTGACAGCCAACCGTCTCATGAGCCCCACCAAGGACATGATGGACTTCATCAGTGCCGCCAAGGCCTTCCAGATGGAAGTGCAGGGCAGGGACGAGGATGTCTTCTGGGTGGCCGACACTCTGAACATGATGCTGCGTCTCAATGCCGACTGTGGCGTGGACATGGGCAAGGGCGTCAAGCGCTACACCAACTGTACCAACGGCGGTCCCGTCTTCGTCTATGTGAAGGACGGCAGGATCCTCCGCATCACCCCCATCGACTTCGATGCAGAGGATGCGGACCCCTGGGTCATCACGGCCCACGGGAAGAAGCTCAGCCCCCCCAAGAAGGCGACTCTGAGCCCTTACGGCCTGGCCTGGAAGTCCATGATCTATTCCAAGGACCGGCTGCTCCATCCCATGAAGCGGGTGGACTTCGACCCCGACGGCGAGCGCAATCCCCAGAACAGAGGCATCTCCGGCTATGAGCGGATCTCCTGGGACGAGGCGCTGGACCTCGTGGCCAAGGAGATCAAGCGGGTGAAGCAGGTCCACGGGCCGGGCGCCATCATGAACGGCAGCGGCTCCCACCACACCTGGGGTGCCATCGGCTACTGGCTCAGCGCCCGCCTCCGCTTCTTCAACACCCTGGGCTTCACGCCCGTCGGGCACAACCCCGACAGCTGGGAGGGTTGGTACTGGGGGGCTTCCCATCACTGGGGTCAGACCGCCCACAACGGCGGCGGGGAGACATACAACACCGTGGAGGACCTGCTGCAGAACGCCGAGATGGTGGTCTTCTGGTCCAGCGATCCCGAGGCCACCAGCGGCGTCTACGGCGCCGGGGACGGCACCATCCGGCGCCAGTGGCTCAAGGAACTCGGCATCCCCGTGGTCCACATCGATCCTTACTACAACCACACGGCGGCCCTCTTTCCCGGCAAGTGGCTGGCCCCCAGGCCTGGCACCGACAATGCCATGGTCCTGGCCATCGCCTACGTGTGGATCACAGAGGATCTCTACGACAAGGAATACGTAGCCACCCGGACCCACGGCTTCGACAAGTGGAAGGCCCATGTGCTGGGCGAGGATGACGGCACCCCCAAGACTCCCGAGTGGCAGGAGGTCGAGACGGGTGTGCCCGCCAAGGACCTCCGGGCCCTGGCCCGGGAGTGGGGCAGCAAGCGCACCTATCTGGCCGCCGGGGGCATCATCGCCTTCGGCGGGGCCTGCCGGCAGGCCACGGGCACGGATTGGGCCCGGGGCATGGTCTACCTCATGGGGATGCAGGGGCTGGGCAAGCCCGGGGTCAACATGGGGGGGCTCCAGCAGGGGACCCCGGTGGACACCCGCTTCTTCTGGCCCGGCTACTCCGAGGGCGGTATGTCTGCTGACACTCAGGGGACCGGAGCCCTGGTCAACATGTACCAGCGCATGCCCCAGACCCCTTCCATGAACACGGTCCAGCAGCTGGTGCCCCGCCTCAAGATCCCCGAGGCCATCATGGAGGGCCAGTGCGAGGGCTATCCGACCGATCCCCGCACGATTGAGGGCCAGTTCTTCAAATACAAGTACCCTTCGCCCGGGCACTCACCGGTGCGGCTCTATTACAAGTACGGCGGCTCCCACTTCGGGACCATGGTGGACAGCAACCGCTATGCCCGGATGTACCGTTCCGAGAGCCTGGAGTGCGTCGTGAACCAGTCCATCTGGTTCGAGGGCGAGGCCAAGTATGCGGACATCATCCTGCCGGCCTGTACCAATTTCGAGCGCTGGGACATCGGCGAGCACGCCAACTGCGGCGGCTACATTCAGCATTCCTTCACCCAGAGCAACCACCGGGTGATCGTGATGCAGCACAAGGCCATCGAGCCCCTCGGCGAAAGCAAGTCCGACTACCAGATCTTCCAGGAGTTGGCGGAGCGCTTGGGGGTGGCGGCTCCCTTCAGCGAAGGCACTTCGGAGTTCGACTGGTGCAAGCGCTACTTCCACGCCACGGATGTGCCCAAGCGCATGTCGTGGAAGAAGTTCCTCAAGAAGGGCTACTACGTGGTGCCCCCCCTGCCGGAGGATCGCCGCGACCCCGTCTCCTACCGCTGGTTCTATGAGGGACGCCAGAAGGACACCCCCGAGCTCACCCCGCTCCCCGGCGACTACACCGATGGCTTCCGCAAGGGCATCGGGACCCAGACAGGCCGGATCGAGTTCGAGTCCTCGACGCTCAAGCGCTTTGATCCGGAGGACCCTGAGCGGCCACCGGTCATGAAATACCGGCGCTCCTGGGAGGGACCCGGGACCGAACTGGAGCAGAAATACCCCCTCCAGCTCATGAGCCCCCATCCCAAGTTCTCCTTCCACACCATGGGGGACGGCAAGGACAGCGTTATCAACGATGTCAAGGACCACCGGGTGCTGGTGGACGGCTGGTACTACTGGGTCGCCCGCCTCAACCGCCAGGATGCCGCGGCCCGCGGCATCAAGGACAACGACCTCATCAAGCTCTACAACGACCGTGGCGCGGTGGTCTGCGCCGCCCAGGTGACGGATCGCCTGCCTCCGGGCGTGGTCCATTCCTATGAGTCCTGTGCGGTCTACGCCCCCGTGGGCAAGCCCGGCGAGAGCGTGGATCGGGGAGGCTGCATCAATGGCCTGACCCCGAGCCGGATGATCATCAAGAAGTCCCACGGCATGTGCAATTCGACCCTGCTGGAGGTCTGCAGGTGGAACGGGGAGGGCCTCTGA
- a CDS encoding T6SS immunity protein Tli4 family protein: MKLPLRLLAALLCLGMLGCSRGCAQQPPTKTKGPDLQDLRKAAAPGSPLPPGARQECLGRMIFAVPRGMEWGIAYDTGESFQDRHDYIGFPGDISGDGDCSAVGNITIRVEGPAPRKMLDEQIRLHEIQKRLTIENLMRDAESRKETIKTLKENPNKEDPTGIAKAIKDFQADIIRDEAGVQDVQASWRTYQLGLPDSAAYMAGDGLFAYLWRDGKLHCFMDSQGEGDPPVEVRKPRFDAFVRNYRTRRLYEIPKERGICLPYGFVPDDGSTPYTIRISFRFEDALGVIYSLGTATVGELGSEPTWFHATSSAAAGMGGELEGYKVQRIGPRGARIGALTAQQGGCVVQQHPEGQAPFETYILYTGYGGWGHSQVLPTVSLDLRCYVAGEEGSTALTENPPPFSVTYSRYDALLKSLHLRPTTPLMPELEGLSGVSR, from the coding sequence ATGAAACTTCCCCTCCGTCTCCTTGCCGCCCTCCTGTGTCTGGGCATGCTCGGCTGCTCTCGGGGATGCGCCCAGCAGCCCCCCACCAAAACAAAGGGCCCCGATCTGCAGGACCTTCGCAAGGCCGCCGCTCCCGGCTCGCCACTGCCCCCCGGGGCTCGCCAGGAGTGTCTGGGGCGGATGATCTTCGCCGTTCCCCGGGGCATGGAGTGGGGAATTGCCTATGACACCGGAGAGAGCTTCCAGGATCGACACGATTACATCGGCTTTCCAGGAGATATCTCCGGGGATGGAGATTGCTCCGCAGTCGGGAACATCACGATCCGGGTCGAGGGACCGGCTCCCAGAAAGATGCTTGATGAGCAGATCAGACTTCATGAAATCCAGAAAAGGCTCACCATCGAGAACCTCATGCGGGATGCTGAGAGCCGAAAAGAAACCATCAAGACTTTAAAGGAGAACCCCAACAAAGAGGACCCTACTGGCATCGCCAAAGCCATCAAGGACTTTCAGGCCGATATCATCCGGGATGAAGCTGGGGTCCAGGATGTCCAGGCCTCTTGGCGGACATACCAGCTCGGACTTCCAGACAGTGCCGCTTACATGGCAGGGGATGGGCTTTTCGCCTACCTCTGGCGCGATGGCAAGCTGCACTGCTTCATGGACAGCCAGGGCGAGGGTGATCCACCTGTGGAGGTCCGCAAGCCCCGCTTTGACGCCTTCGTGCGCAACTATCGGACCCGCAGGCTGTACGAGATCCCCAAGGAGCGGGGCATCTGCCTTCCCTACGGCTTCGTACCGGACGATGGCAGCACGCCCTACACGATCCGCATCTCCTTCCGCTTCGAGGATGCCCTCGGCGTGATATACAGCCTGGGCACCGCCACGGTGGGAGAGCTGGGCTCGGAGCCCACCTGGTTCCATGCCACCAGCAGCGCCGCCGCAGGCATGGGAGGGGAGCTGGAGGGCTACAAGGTCCAGCGCATCGGACCGCGGGGGGCCCGCATCGGCGCCCTCACCGCCCAGCAGGGGGGCTGCGTCGTGCAGCAGCACCCAGAGGGACAGGCCCCCTTCGAGACCTACATCCTCTACACCGGCTATGGCGGCTGGGGCCACTCCCAGGTCCTGCCCACGGTCTCCCTGGACCTCCGCTGCTACGTGGCGGGAGAAGAAGGCTCCACAGCCCTGACAGAGAACCCGCCTCCCTTCAGCGTCACGTATTCCCGCTATGATGCCCTGCTCAAGAGCCTGCATCTGCGGCCTACCACACCGCTGATGCCGGAGCTGGAGGGCCTTTCCGGAGTGTCCAGGTGA
- a CDS encoding sigma 54-interacting transcriptional regulator: MTDATESFFREVTLKVCSSLNIETAMQRTFPILAGAMPLEEMRLDMLDHSLGAIRRIAHISAQGIEPAGAIFPVPEHAWNWWHQQWAPVIVDDRHTPLPTALGRIMKVEGYSEVLLPLRIEGKLFGLLVLRAKGEGWYSPGHAELLATVADPFAIALWNALAHQELLKNREELLDDKHFLSREMAYATSQDIIGGNGGLRHVVEMVRQVAPLHNTVVIMGETGVGKEVIASAIHFASPRREGPFIKVNCGAIPESLIDSELFGYEKGAFTGASSSNRGRFERAEGGTIFLDEIGELSPQAQVRLLRVLQSREIERVGGTRTIPVDVRVIAATHRNLEQMVSEQKFREDLWYRINVFPIIVPPLRRRKEDIPALVRRFIQVKGQELGMADPPTIAPGALVRLSEYDWPGNVRELENLVERELIRHPQGPLLFDSLFPGGQDQPSKPLAASGTTNLDEVMAQHILSILRRTGGKIHGPGGAAELLGINASTLRNRLQKLGIPYGRRTAPPQP; this comes from the coding sequence TTGACTGACGCCACCGAATCCTTCTTTCGCGAGGTGACCCTCAAGGTCTGCAGCAGTCTGAACATCGAGACCGCCATGCAGCGCACCTTCCCGATCCTCGCGGGGGCCATGCCCCTGGAGGAGATGCGCCTGGACATGCTCGACCACAGCCTGGGGGCCATCCGCCGCATCGCCCACATCAGCGCCCAGGGTATCGAGCCCGCAGGGGCCATCTTTCCCGTGCCGGAGCACGCCTGGAACTGGTGGCACCAGCAGTGGGCGCCGGTCATCGTGGATGACCGGCACACCCCCCTTCCCACCGCCCTGGGCCGGATCATGAAGGTGGAGGGCTACTCCGAGGTGCTCCTCCCTCTGCGGATCGAGGGAAAGCTCTTCGGCCTCCTGGTGCTGCGCGCCAAGGGGGAGGGCTGGTATTCCCCGGGGCACGCCGAGCTGCTCGCCACCGTCGCCGACCCCTTTGCCATCGCCCTCTGGAATGCCCTGGCCCACCAGGAACTCCTGAAGAACCGCGAGGAACTCCTGGACGACAAGCACTTCCTGAGCCGGGAGATGGCCTATGCCACCAGCCAGGACATCATCGGCGGCAATGGAGGGCTGCGCCATGTGGTGGAGATGGTGCGCCAGGTGGCCCCCCTCCACAACACCGTGGTGATCATGGGCGAAACCGGAGTGGGCAAGGAGGTCATCGCCAGCGCCATCCACTTCGCCTCTCCCCGACGCGAAGGCCCCTTCATCAAGGTGAACTGCGGGGCGATCCCGGAGAGCCTCATCGACAGCGAGCTCTTCGGCTATGAAAAGGGGGCCTTCACCGGAGCGTCCAGCTCCAACCGCGGCCGCTTCGAACGGGCCGAGGGGGGCACCATCTTCCTGGACGAGATCGGTGAGCTCTCCCCCCAAGCCCAGGTCCGTCTGCTCCGGGTGCTCCAGTCCAGGGAGATCGAGCGGGTGGGCGGCACCCGCACCATTCCGGTGGATGTGCGGGTCATCGCGGCCACCCACCGAAACCTCGAGCAGATGGTCTCCGAGCAGAAGTTCCGCGAGGACCTCTGGTACCGCATCAATGTCTTCCCCATCATCGTCCCCCCGCTGCGACGGCGGAAGGAGGACATCCCGGCCCTGGTCCGGCGTTTCATCCAGGTCAAGGGGCAGGAGCTCGGCATGGCAGATCCGCCCACCATCGCTCCGGGCGCCCTGGTACGGCTGAGTGAATACGACTGGCCAGGCAATGTCCGCGAGCTGGAGAACCTGGTGGAGCGCGAGTTGATCCGCCATCCGCAAGGTCCTCTCCTCTTCGACAGCCTGTTCCCGGGTGGCCAGGACCAGCCCTCGAAACCCCTCGCAGCCAGCGGCACCACCAATCTGGACGAGGTCATGGCCCAACACATCCTGTCCATCCTCCGGCGGACCGGGGGAAAGATCCACGGGCCCGGCGGAGCCGCGGAGCTCCTGGGGATCAATGCGAGCACCCTGCGGAACCGCCTGCAGAAACTCGGCATCCCCTACGGCCGCAGGACCGCCCCCCCCCAGCCCTGA